The genomic DNA GTCACGCCGTACTATCGGATGATTCCGGGCTTGAAGTGGATGCATTAAATGGAGCGCCTGGCGTCTACTCTGCCCGTTTTGCAGGAGAGGACAAGTCGGATGCGGCCAATAATGCGTTGTTGTTAGAAAAATTAGCAGATACACCGGCAGATCAGCGGGCAGCTCGTTTCGTCTGCGCCTTGTCGCTTGCAAAACCGTCGGGTGAAACATTGACTGTCCGCGGGACGATGGAAGGGCAGATTGGATTTGAAGCGAAGGGGACAAACGGTTTTGGTTACGATCCGTTGTTCCTCATTCCGTCATTAAATCAGACGGCAGCCGAACTAACAAAAAGTGAAAAGGCGACCATCAGCCATCGTGGACAAGCATTGCGAA from Exiguobacterium sibiricum 7-3 includes the following:
- a CDS encoding XTP/dITP diphosphatase — translated: MKIIVATRNPGKVGEFQAMLGRLGYDVESLLDYETAPETEETGSTFEENAELKSREAAAYFGHAVLSDDSGLEVDALNGAPGVYSARFAGEDKSDAANNALLLEKLADTPADQRAARFVCALSLAKPSGETLTVRGTMEGQIGFEAKGTNGFGYDPLFLIPSLNQTAAELTKSEKATISHRGQALRKLEAALTTFLGE